A single window of Paracoccus albus DNA harbors:
- a CDS encoding ATP-binding cassette domain-containing protein has product MNAIEFDRCSIIFGKRPEAALNHADAGKDRSDIQELTGNTLGVHNATLNVTEGEIVVLMGLSGSGKSTLLRAVNGLNPVLRGDVRVRMGSDMISVPNASKDQLRALRLNHVSMVFQQFGLLPWRSVAENIGLGLELAGLAPAARITRVAEQIKTVGLDQWADRPVGELSGGMQQRVGLARAFATDAPILLMDEPFSALDPLIRTRLQDELLLLQETSRRTILFVSHDLDEAFKLGSRIALMEGGRIVQIGTARQILARPANDYVAEFVAHMNPLEVLTASDLAAPGSAEGAPLPADLPLRKVLGALRNDDARPVTGGGIITRDHVLRRLSA; this is encoded by the coding sequence GTGAACGCGATTGAATTCGACAGGTGCTCGATCATTTTCGGCAAGCGGCCAGAGGCGGCGCTGAACCATGCCGATGCAGGCAAGGACCGCTCAGATATTCAAGAACTGACCGGCAACACATTGGGTGTTCACAACGCCACGCTGAATGTTACGGAAGGCGAGATTGTCGTTCTGATGGGCCTGTCAGGCTCGGGCAAGTCCACGCTGTTGCGGGCGGTCAACGGCCTCAACCCGGTCCTTCGCGGTGATGTCCGTGTGCGGATGGGCAGCGATATGATTTCCGTACCGAATGCCAGCAAGGATCAGCTTCGTGCTTTGCGGCTGAACCATGTCTCCATGGTGTTTCAGCAATTCGGTCTTTTACCCTGGCGAAGTGTGGCTGAAAACATCGGGCTTGGGCTTGAACTGGCGGGCCTGGCACCCGCAGCCAGGATCACCCGCGTGGCAGAGCAGATTAAAACGGTCGGGCTGGATCAATGGGCCGATCGTCCGGTTGGCGAGTTGTCAGGGGGAATGCAGCAACGCGTCGGCCTTGCCCGCGCCTTCGCCACCGACGCGCCGATCCTGCTGATGGATGAACCGTTCAGCGCGCTCGACCCCCTTATCCGCACGCGGCTTCAGGATGAACTTCTGTTGCTGCAGGAAACGTCGCGCAGGACGATCCTGTTCGTCAGTCACGACCTTGATGAGGCGTTCAAGCTGGGCAGTCGCATCGCTCTGATGGAAGGCGGGCGCATCGTTCAGATCGGCACCGCAAGACAGATCCTGGCGCGTCCCGCGAACGACTATGTCGCGGAATTCGTGGCGCATATGAATCCGTTGGAGGTGCTGACCGCCTCCGATCTGGCCGCACCGGGATCAGCCGAGGGCGCGCCGTTACCTGCCGATCTGCCCCTGCGGAAAGTGCTGGGCGCGTTGCGGAACGATGACGCACGGCCCGTCACTGGCGGCGGCATCATCACGCGCGATCATGTGCTGCGTCGCTTGTCGGCATAG
- a CDS encoding SLC13 family permease yields the protein MFGIELTETTSAIVTILIIAGMLTLFVREQFPPEVTAILGAAVLLVLGVLPMADVPSVLANPAPWTIAFMFIIVGGLVRTGALDWIGQHAARHAKQRPFATLAGLSATVLAMSAFVNNTPLVVVMMPIFMQLARELDQAPSKLLMPLSYLSILGGTVTMIGTSTNLLVDGVARQAGEEAFGIFEIAPVGLVMATVGLFYLLFIAPRLLPERDSMSALMSSSRSRMKFFTEVAIPEDSTLVGKKLDEIDIFTRENARVIDVLRGDASLRRDLAAVTLEAGDRVVLRTPMSEVLGLQGNKDLRMVDKLSSVQTNTVEVLITPGCHMIGRSLGSMRLRRRYGVYVLAAHRRNQNIGRQLDDLVVRVGDTLLLEGAPADIQRLSADMEMVEVTVPSDRAYRRRHAPIVVAVLAGVVILSAFEVAPIQLLAFLGVAIVLGTRCIDADEALSFVDGRLLALIFAMLAVGAGLDQSGAVELVVNWISPTLADLPHWALVLAVYLLATTLTETVTNNAVAVIVTPVAITLAHSLGVDARPLIIAVMMGASASFATPIGYQTNTLVYGPGGYRFSDFIRVGLPLNLLMAMTASLVIPIFWPL from the coding sequence ATGTTCGGCATTGAACTAACGGAAACCACTTCTGCGATTGTTACGATACTGATCATCGCGGGGATGCTGACGCTGTTTGTGCGCGAGCAGTTTCCACCCGAAGTGACGGCGATTCTTGGCGCGGCGGTTCTGCTTGTGCTTGGTGTGCTGCCGATGGCCGATGTGCCGTCAGTGCTGGCCAACCCGGCACCGTGGACCATTGCATTCATGTTCATCATTGTCGGTGGGCTGGTCAGAACAGGTGCGCTTGACTGGATCGGTCAGCACGCGGCGCGCCATGCCAAGCAGCGCCCCTTTGCAACGCTTGCAGGCCTGTCCGCGACCGTTCTGGCGATGTCCGCATTTGTGAACAACACGCCCCTTGTCGTGGTCATGATGCCTATTTTCATGCAGCTTGCACGGGAACTCGATCAGGCCCCGTCCAAGCTGTTGATGCCCTTGTCGTATCTGTCGATCCTTGGCGGGACCGTCACGATGATCGGGACCTCGACGAACCTGCTGGTCGATGGTGTTGCGCGTCAGGCCGGAGAAGAAGCTTTCGGAATTTTTGAGATCGCGCCAGTTGGCCTTGTCATGGCGACGGTCGGGCTTTTCTACTTGCTGTTCATCGCGCCGCGATTGCTGCCAGAGCGGGATTCAATGTCCGCGCTCATGTCTTCCTCGCGTTCCAGGATGAAGTTTTTCACCGAGGTTGCCATCCCCGAAGACAGCACGCTTGTCGGTAAGAAGCTGGACGAGATCGACATTTTCACCCGCGAGAATGCACGTGTCATCGACGTATTGAGAGGCGATGCATCGCTGCGCCGCGATCTGGCCGCCGTCACGCTGGAGGCGGGCGACCGCGTCGTGCTGCGCACGCCCATGTCAGAAGTCCTCGGCCTGCAGGGCAACAAGGACCTGCGAATGGTCGATAAGCTGAGCTCTGTCCAGACGAACACCGTTGAGGTGCTGATTACGCCCGGATGCCATATGATCGGGCGTTCGCTGGGCTCCATGCGCCTGCGTCGTCGCTATGGGGTTTATGTGCTGGCAGCGCATCGCCGGAACCAGAATATCGGGCGCCAGCTTGACGATCTGGTGGTCAGGGTCGGCGATACATTGCTGCTGGAGGGGGCGCCCGCCGATATCCAGCGTCTTTCGGCTGATATGGAGATGGTTGAGGTGACGGTTCCGTCTGATCGCGCCTATCGCCGCCGTCATGCCCCGATTGTCGTGGCCGTGCTGGCCGGCGTCGTGATCCTGTCGGCCTTTGAGGTCGCACCGATCCAGCTTCTGGCCTTTCTTGGTGTCGCCATTGTGCTTGGCACGCGCTGTATTGACGCGGATGAGGCATTGAGCTTTGTGGATGGTCGCCTGCTGGCGCTGATTTTCGCCATGCTTGCGGTTGGCGCAGGGCTTGACCAGTCGGGCGCGGTCGAACTGGTGGTTAATTGGATCTCGCCGACGCTGGCCGATTTGCCGCATTGGGCACTGGTCCTGGCCGTCTATCTGCTCGCGACGACGTTGACCGAAACGGTGACCAACAACGCTGTTGCGGTAATCGTGACGCCTGTTGCGATCACGCTGGCCCATTCGCTGGGCGTGGATGCCAGACCGCTTATCATCGCGGTGATGATGGGTGCCTCAGCCAGCTTTGCCACGCCGATCGGCTATCAGACGAACACCCTCGTCTACGGGCCGGGCGGCTATCGTTTCAGTGATTTCATTCGTGTTGGTCTGCCGCTGAATTTGCTGATGGCGATGACGGCATCTCTGGTAATCCCGATCTTCTGGCCATTGTAG
- the choW gene encoding choline ABC transporter permease subunit has protein sequence MGEKIPVGQTADRVFDWLTAHASGLFDAISVAMQAMIDAILWVLITPPPLAVVAVFVVIAHLLQRHWLTTFGVMLGFLYILNQGYWEETMESLTLVLASCVVCMGVGVPIGIALAHRPRLYAWTRPLLDLMQTLPSFVYLIPAIVFFGIGMVPGLIATVIFVLPAPIRLTQLGISSTPDALREAATAFGATPRQLLWKVELPSALPQIMAGLNQTIMLSLSMVVIAALVGASGLGVPVVRALNTVNTGLGFESGMVIVVVAVMLDRTLRVRRKP, from the coding sequence ATGGGCGAGAAAATCCCGGTCGGGCAAACTGCCGACCGGGTTTTCGACTGGCTGACGGCACATGCCTCTGGCCTGTTCGATGCGATTTCCGTCGCGATGCAGGCAATGATCGACGCAATCCTTTGGGTTCTGATCACGCCGCCGCCTCTGGCAGTTGTCGCGGTGTTCGTGGTGATCGCGCATCTGCTTCAGCGCCACTGGCTGACGACGTTTGGGGTCATGCTGGGTTTTCTGTACATCCTGAATCAGGGCTACTGGGAAGAAACGATGGAGTCGCTGACTCTGGTGCTGGCATCCTGCGTCGTCTGCATGGGGGTCGGTGTTCCCATTGGGATCGCACTTGCGCACAGACCGCGCCTTTACGCATGGACGCGCCCCCTTCTGGATCTGATGCAGACCTTGCCCAGCTTCGTCTACCTGATCCCGGCCATCGTGTTTTTCGGCATCGGCATGGTTCCCGGATTGATCGCGACGGTGATATTTGTCCTGCCCGCCCCCATCCGGCTGACGCAGCTTGGGATATCATCGACCCCCGACGCGCTGAGAGAGGCCGCGACAGCCTTCGGCGCGACACCTCGGCAGTTGTTGTGGAAGGTGGAACTGCCAAGCGCACTGCCCCAGATCATGGCCGGGCTGAATCAGACAATCATGCTGTCGCTGTCGATGGTCGTCATTGCGGCACTGGTCGGCGCATCCGGACTGGGCGTTCCCGTGGTGAGGGCGCTGAACACCGTGAACACAGGCCTGGGCTTCGAATCCGGCATGGTCATCGTGGTTGTCGCGGTGATGCTGGACCGAACCCTGCGGGTCAGGAGAAAGCCGTGA
- a CDS encoding SLC13 family permease, which yields MVVMFTGRWRHDLVAFAGLMVGVVTGVVPSDNAFSGFGHPATMVVALILIATAGLMRSGAVAVLTRLLIKDDRPISLHIAVMSGIGGFLSGFMNNIAALAILMPIDMQVARRMGRVAGLTLMPLAFATILGGMLTLIGTPPNLIVSGFRQDVFGEPFRMFDFMPVGGVVAIAGIVFIALIGWRLIPQRHTGETGANPSQRMRRYQVELVVTENSPLVEGTLAELQEAGRSSGIRVIRLSHHHHTVEGEPEEIILSADDVITLRSSAEALDEFRAGQRLSYPDGRAEARARPRQDQSESLIECLVPVGADIVGRTVQSAGLINRHDTVLMGLRRRGRIISGKLSRERIEAGDLMLLLVPEGHLDGIVAAMGLLPLEGAGHTVMREWQMALTIGLFVAAVLFTSLGVVTMPIALGCVVVAYVLFGVLSITEVYDHIDWSVIVLLGSMIPLGQALDSTGGTTLIAGALAQLTSGYPAWVALTLLMVTTMFMSDILNNNATTIIAAPVGIRLAEQLGVNADAFLMGVAVSAACAFLTPIGHQNNTLIMGPGDYRFGDYWRMGLPLEMIVMLVSVPMLLTVWPL from the coding sequence ATGGTGGTTATGTTCACGGGTCGCTGGCGCCACGATCTGGTGGCTTTTGCCGGCCTGATGGTGGGTGTGGTGACAGGTGTCGTTCCATCTGACAACGCTTTCAGCGGCTTCGGGCATCCGGCGACCATGGTCGTGGCGCTTATCCTGATCGCGACGGCGGGGCTGATGCGCTCTGGCGCTGTGGCGGTGCTGACAAGGCTGCTGATAAAGGATGATCGGCCGATCAGCCTGCATATCGCGGTCATGAGTGGCATTGGCGGATTTCTGTCCGGCTTCATGAACAATATCGCCGCGCTCGCGATACTGATGCCGATCGACATGCAGGTCGCGCGGCGCATGGGCCGCGTGGCCGGATTGACGCTGATGCCGCTGGCTTTTGCGACGATCCTTGGCGGTATGCTGACACTGATCGGCACGCCGCCGAACCTGATCGTGTCCGGCTTTCGGCAGGATGTCTTTGGCGAGCCGTTCCGCATGTTCGACTTCATGCCGGTGGGCGGCGTCGTTGCCATCGCCGGGATCGTCTTCATCGCGCTGATCGGCTGGCGTCTGATACCGCAGCGCCATACGGGCGAAACAGGAGCCAACCCATCGCAACGTATGCGCCGCTATCAGGTTGAACTGGTCGTGACGGAAAACAGCCCGTTGGTGGAAGGAACGCTGGCAGAGCTGCAGGAGGCCGGGCGATCCTCTGGCATTCGCGTTATCCGGCTGAGCCATCATCATCACACAGTGGAGGGCGAGCCCGAAGAGATCATCCTTTCGGCGGATGATGTGATCACGCTGCGCAGTTCGGCCGAGGCACTGGACGAATTCCGCGCCGGTCAGCGGCTCAGCTATCCCGACGGCCGGGCAGAAGCCCGCGCCCGGCCACGACAGGACCAGAGCGAGAGCCTGATCGAATGTCTCGTGCCGGTCGGTGCGGATATTGTCGGCAGAACGGTTCAAAGCGCGGGGCTTATCAATCGTCACGATACGGTGCTGATGGGGCTGCGTCGGCGCGGACGGATCATCTCTGGCAAGCTCAGCCGCGAACGGATCGAGGCAGGCGACCTCATGCTTCTGCTGGTGCCCGAGGGTCATCTGGACGGGATTGTCGCCGCAATGGGCCTGCTGCCGCTGGAAGGTGCAGGTCATACCGTGATGCGGGAATGGCAGATGGCCCTGACGATCGGCCTTTTCGTGGCCGCGGTGCTTTTTACCAGCCTCGGGGTGGTGACAATGCCAATCGCGCTTGGCTGCGTTGTCGTAGCCTATGTGCTGTTCGGCGTTCTGTCGATCACCGAGGTTTACGACCATATCGACTGGTCCGTCATCGTGCTGTTGGGGTCGATGATCCCGCTTGGTCAAGCGCTCGATTCGACCGGCGGCACGACACTGATTGCAGGCGCCCTTGCGCAGCTGACATCAGGTTATCCTGCATGGGTCGCGCTGACATTGCTGATGGTGACGACGATGTTCATGTCAGACATCCTGAACAACAATGCGACCACAATCATCGCGGCTCCGGTGGGAATTCGCCTTGCCGAACAGCTTGGCGTGAATGCCGATGCGTTTCTGATGGGGGTTGCCGTATCGGCGGCATGCGCGTTCCTGACGCCGATCGGGCATCAGAACAACACGCTGATCATGGGACCGGGCGATTATCGCTTCGGCGATTACTGGCGAATGGGCCTGCCGCTGGAAATGATTGTGATGCTGGTATCCGTCCCGATGCTGCTGACCGTCTGGCCGCTTTAG
- a CDS encoding LysE/ArgO family amino acid transporter — protein MHAYLTGLGTGLSLILAIGAQNAFVLRQGLLRSHVFAICLFCAVSDAILVTLGVFGAGLLSQVAPWFTEVMRWGGAVFLLWYGMRAFRSALKGGDALRAAGQAQPFWAAMATVAALTWANPHVYLDTVVLLGAVSADFADKRAFAAGAVTGSFLFFFALGYGARLLAPVFARPKAWQVLDLVIALVMWSIAVSLIWG, from the coding sequence ATGCACGCTTATCTTACCGGTCTGGGCACCGGACTTTCACTGATCCTTGCAATAGGTGCGCAGAACGCCTTTGTCCTGCGACAGGGGCTGCTGCGAAGCCATGTCTTCGCCATCTGTCTGTTCTGCGCCGTTTCAGACGCCATTCTGGTGACCCTCGGCGTTTTTGGCGCAGGCCTTCTAAGCCAGGTTGCGCCCTGGTTCACAGAAGTCATGCGTTGGGGCGGCGCGGTTTTCCTGCTTTGGTATGGGATGCGGGCGTTTCGGTCCGCGCTCAAAGGCGGCGACGCATTGCGGGCAGCGGGGCAGGCGCAGCCGTTTTGGGCCGCCATGGCGACCGTTGCGGCGCTGACATGGGCCAACCCGCACGTCTATCTGGATACGGTCGTGCTTCTGGGGGCGGTTTCGGCTGACTTCGCAGATAAGCGCGCATTCGCTGCAGGCGCGGTGACCGGCTCTTTCCTTTTCTTTTTCGCGCTCGGATACGGTGCACGGCTGCTGGCACCTGTTTTTGCAAGGCCAAAGGCATGGCAAGTGCTTGATCTGGTCATCGCCCTGGTGATGTGGTCTATCGCGGTATCACTCATCTGGGGCTAG
- a CDS encoding methyl-accepting chemotaxis protein — protein sequence MTESPTLSDSDRVKALSLAQAMIEFTSDGTIVEANDNFLQFMGYRREDVIGKHHRIFVRSEFASGLEYADFWRQLGRGAAFTGEFDRVTRSGKTVWINGSYVPLINSAGEVAGVLKMATDVTEKKAAVDDLIDALGKLADGKLTHRLTQEFPPEFRAVRDSFNRTMENFATMVDDIRQRASMIHEEASQIAKGADDLARRGESQAASLEETAAAVEQISGNTSMTSSAAQDANGAAQEAEKVVKHGNDVVVDAVSAIERIEEHTKSMGEFTRVIENFAFQTNLLSINAAVEAARAGEVGRGFAVVAQEVRNLAQQSGKASQSIAELIGKSEAEVQSGVELVRQTGSALNDIQTAVRGVVTNISGIAHATAEQSTGVQEVSSALSHLDSVNQANLSMSESYATAASSLSSQVNDLTHLLDKFETDSRPRESGVNVSQHARAS from the coding sequence ATGACCGAATCACCCACTCTCAGCGACAGCGATCGCGTTAAGGCGCTCAGCCTCGCGCAGGCGATGATCGAATTCACATCTGACGGCACCATTGTCGAAGCGAATGACAACTTTCTGCAATTCATGGGCTACCGCCGGGAAGATGTCATCGGAAAGCACCACCGGATTTTCGTCCGCTCGGAATTCGCGAGCGGACTTGAATACGCAGATTTCTGGCGTCAGCTGGGCAGAGGCGCGGCCTTCACAGGTGAATTCGACCGGGTGACGCGCTCGGGCAAGACTGTCTGGATCAATGGCAGCTACGTCCCGCTGATCAACTCTGCCGGTGAGGTTGCGGGTGTCCTGAAAATGGCAACCGACGTGACAGAGAAGAAGGCGGCGGTAGATGATCTAATTGACGCGCTTGGAAAGCTTGCAGATGGCAAACTGACCCATCGCCTGACGCAGGAGTTTCCGCCCGAATTCCGTGCCGTACGTGACAGTTTCAATCGCACAATGGAAAATTTCGCGACGATGGTGGACGACATCCGCCAGCGTGCATCAATGATCCATGAAGAAGCCAGTCAGATTGCGAAAGGCGCGGATGATCTGGCACGACGTGGTGAAAGCCAGGCAGCATCACTGGAAGAAACAGCGGCAGCGGTCGAACAGATTTCGGGCAACACCTCCATGACCAGCTCGGCGGCGCAAGACGCGAACGGCGCAGCGCAAGAGGCTGAAAAGGTCGTCAAACATGGCAACGACGTCGTGGTAGATGCGGTCTCAGCCATCGAACGTATCGAAGAACATACCAAAAGCATGGGCGAATTCACCCGCGTGATTGAGAATTTTGCCTTCCAAACGAATTTGCTTTCGATCAATGCGGCGGTCGAAGCCGCGCGTGCAGGCGAAGTCGGTCGCGGTTTTGCCGTCGTCGCCCAAGAGGTACGCAACCTCGCCCAGCAATCGGGTAAAGCTTCGCAAAGCATTGCCGAGTTGATCGGCAAGAGCGAAGCCGAAGTTCAGTCTGGCGTCGAACTGGTTCGGCAGACAGGCTCGGCACTGAACGACATCCAGACAGCCGTGCGCGGCGTGGTCACCAATATCTCTGGCATCGCCCACGCAACCGCTGAACAATCGACCGGCGTGCAGGAGGTATCTTCGGCCCTTTCACATCTCGACAGCGTCAATCAGGCGAACCTGTCAATGTCCGAAAGCTATGCGACCGCGGCCTCCTCGCTTTCATCGCAGGTCAACGACCTGACGCATCTTCTGGACAAGTTCGAGACGGACTCTCGCCCGAGGGAATCTGGTGTGAATGTCTCTCAGCATGCAAGAGCATCGTGA
- a CDS encoding LysR family transcriptional regulator ArgP: MFDYRALAALSEVVRRGSFEAAAHALGVTQSAISQRIKALEGRVGQILLDRGPPAAPTDTGLRLVAHFDQVRLLEAGLDGPLGDDAGTPTIRIAVTADNLATWAIHALPEAPGLVDLVIDDQDHAESWLRAGLVSAAITAEPGPVAGCDSFALGKMRYVATASAAFVAAYFGGGVNAASLRRAPAITFNAKDGLQTQWITIQTGERIAPPTHLIPTTQGFHQAAILGMGWGMNPEILISEDLKTGRLVPLTESATLDVPLFWQVTRIFAPQLAGLTRAIRRAARDVLIQP, translated from the coding sequence ATGTTCGACTATCGCGCCCTCGCTGCCTTGTCAGAGGTTGTTCGCCGTGGCTCCTTCGAGGCTGCGGCCCATGCGCTTGGCGTCACACAATCTGCTATCTCACAACGCATCAAGGCGTTGGAGGGGCGCGTCGGACAGATCCTGCTGGATCGCGGACCGCCAGCTGCGCCGACCGATACGGGCCTGCGGCTGGTTGCCCATTTCGATCAGGTCCGCTTGCTGGAGGCCGGGTTGGATGGACCATTGGGAGACGACGCCGGGACGCCCACAATCCGCATCGCTGTGACGGCGGACAATCTGGCGACATGGGCCATTCACGCCCTGCCAGAGGCACCGGGATTGGTCGATCTGGTTATCGACGATCAGGACCACGCGGAAAGCTGGCTGCGGGCAGGTCTGGTCAGCGCGGCAATAACGGCTGAACCCGGCCCGGTGGCGGGATGCGACAGCTTTGCGCTTGGGAAAATGCGATATGTGGCGACGGCCTCGGCAGCCTTCGTCGCGGCATATTTCGGTGGCGGCGTGAATGCCGCCTCGCTGCGACGGGCGCCAGCGATCACCTTCAATGCCAAGGATGGCTTGCAGACCCAATGGATCACAATACAGACCGGTGAGCGGATTGCCCCGCCGACGCATCTGATCCCCACGACGCAGGGATTCCATCAGGCAGCCATTCTGGGCATGGGCTGGGGGATGAACCCCGAAATACTTATCTCAGAGGATCTGAAAACCGGTCGTCTCGTCCCGCTGACAGAGAGCGCCACGCTTGACGTTCCGCTTTTCTGGCAGGTGACGCGGATCTTCGCACCACAGCTCGCCGGTCTGACCCGCGCAATCCGAAGGGCCGCGCGGGATGTTCTTATTCAGCCCTGA
- a CDS encoding YebC/PmpR family DNA-binding transcriptional regulator, with product MAGHSKWANIQHRKGRQDAIRSKLFSKLAKEITVAAKMGDPDPDKNPRLRLAVKEAKSNSVPKDVIERAIKKAIGGDAENYDEIRYEGYGPNGIAVIVEAMTDNRNRTASNVRSYFTKSGGDLGQTGSVSFMFDRVGEIKYSADAGDADSVMMAAIEAGADDVQSDDDGHWIYCADGDLNDVSTALEESLGESETAKLIWKPQAPTEISDLDTAQKLMRLIETLEDDDDVQNVTGNFDLTDEVAAQL from the coding sequence ATGGCAGGCCATTCCAAATGGGCGAACATCCAGCATCGCAAAGGTCGCCAGGACGCGATCCGCTCTAAACTTTTTTCCAAGCTTGCAAAGGAAATCACCGTCGCGGCGAAAATGGGCGACCCCGACCCCGACAAGAACCCGAGGCTGCGGCTTGCGGTCAAGGAAGCTAAATCGAACTCTGTCCCAAAGGATGTGATCGAACGCGCGATCAAGAAGGCCATAGGCGGCGATGCCGAGAACTATGACGAGATCCGCTATGAGGGCTATGGCCCGAACGGCATTGCAGTCATCGTGGAAGCGATGACCGATAACCGCAACCGCACGGCGTCGAACGTGCGCAGCTATTTCACCAAATCCGGCGGTGATCTGGGTCAGACCGGATCGGTCAGCTTCATGTTCGACCGCGTGGGCGAGATCAAATATTCCGCCGACGCGGGCGATGCCGACAGCGTGATGATGGCGGCAATCGAAGCGGGTGCCGATGATGTCCAATCCGATGATGACGGCCACTGGATCTATTGCGCCGATGGCGACCTGAACGATGTCTCTACCGCTTTGGAGGAATCGCTAGGTGAATCGGAAACCGCCAAGCTGATCTGGAAGCCGCAGGCCCCGACAGAGATTTCGGATCTGGACACCGCACAAAAGCTGATGCGCCTGATCGAGACACTGGAGGATGACGACGACGTGCAGAACGTCACCGGCAACTTTGATCTGACCGATGAGGTCGCGGCCCAGCTTTGA
- a CDS encoding TIGR00282 family metallophosphoesterase, translated as MRILFLGDVMGRAGRAAIAERLAELRSRLRCDFCVVNGENASGGMGLTGGHAQLLLDSGADVVTLGDHAFDQKDMLGFVQKEPRVLRPLNFAKDAPGRGVGVFEASRGRKVMVAQVLGNVFMRRAFDDPFSALDSALRAHPMSAMAGVQAAVIDFHAEATSEKMAAGHFCDGRVSLVVGTHTHVPTGDTQILPRGTGYMTDAGMCGDYDSIIGMDKAEPMRRFVTGMSKERFSPAVGDVTLSGVLVETDDRSGLATAVWPVREGGRLSQSLPPRQQ; from the coding sequence ATGCGCATACTGTTTCTGGGCGACGTGATGGGCCGTGCGGGCCGCGCCGCCATAGCTGAGAGGCTGGCCGAACTGCGGAGCCGGCTGCGTTGCGACTTTTGCGTGGTGAACGGCGAAAATGCCTCTGGCGGGATGGGGCTGACGGGCGGACATGCACAGCTTCTTCTGGATTCGGGTGCTGACGTGGTGACGCTTGGCGATCATGCTTTTGATCAGAAGGATATGCTGGGCTTTGTTCAGAAAGAGCCGCGCGTTCTGCGACCATTGAACTTCGCCAAGGATGCGCCGGGTCGCGGGGTCGGGGTTTTCGAGGCAAGTCGCGGACGTAAGGTCATGGTGGCACAGGTCCTGGGTAACGTATTCATGCGCCGTGCCTTCGACGATCCGTTTTCGGCATTGGACAGCGCCTTACGCGCCCACCCGATGAGCGCGATGGCCGGGGTGCAGGCGGCTGTGATCGACTTCCATGCAGAAGCGACGTCGGAAAAGATGGCGGCGGGGCATTTTTGCGATGGCCGTGTCAGCCTTGTCGTTGGCACGCATACGCATGTGCCGACCGGCGATACACAGATTTTGCCCCGTGGTACCGGTTATATGACAGATGCGGGTATGTGTGGCGACTATGACAGCATCATCGGCATGGATAAGGCAGAGCCGATGCGCCGTTTCGTGACCGGCATGTCGAAGGAGCGGTTCAGTCCGGCCGTGGGCGATGTCACCTTGTCAGGGGTTTTGGTGGAAACAGATGATCGCAGCGGTCTTGCAACTGCCGTCTGGCCGGTTCGAGAGGGCGGGCGCTTGTCGCAATCGCTGCCGCCGAGACAGCAATAG
- a CDS encoding DMT family transporter encodes MDARQRSDLAGIGWMVLTGILFVLFNALVKMFGQGLPAAQSAFIRFAFGIILVAPVLLRVPRQGFAKGLTGLFVLRAALHVCGVILWFYAMTRIPIAEVTAINFLNPIVATIGGVLILREAISWRRGVAILIALFGAMIVLRPGMRGLDNGHLAQVLASVSMGLSYLVARRLAQSVRPEIVVAIMTLSVAAGLAPLAFAVWVPPSGEQVLGLSLCAVVATAAHYAMTRAFAVAPLNVTQPVTFLQLVWASILGLAVFQEPLDPMVLLGGTMMIASLSYITWREARIRPAPSEEVQIMSR; translated from the coding sequence ATGGATGCCAGACAGCGCAGCGATCTGGCGGGCATAGGATGGATGGTCCTGACGGGCATTCTGTTCGTCCTCTTCAATGCGCTTGTCAAAATGTTTGGACAGGGGCTGCCAGCCGCTCAATCCGCTTTCATCCGCTTTGCCTTCGGTATCATCCTTGTCGCGCCGGTGCTGCTACGCGTTCCGCGACAAGGTTTTGCAAAAGGGCTGACGGGGCTTTTCGTTCTGCGCGCGGCGCTGCATGTCTGTGGTGTCATCCTGTGGTTCTATGCCATGACACGCATCCCGATTGCCGAGGTGACGGCGATAAACTTCCTGAACCCGATTGTCGCGACGATCGGCGGAGTGCTGATCCTGCGAGAGGCTATTTCCTGGCGTCGTGGTGTGGCAATTCTTATCGCTCTGTTCGGTGCGATGATCGTGCTGAGGCCGGGAATGCGCGGTCTCGACAACGGGCATCTGGCGCAGGTTCTTGCTTCTGTTTCTATGGGTCTGTCCTATCTTGTCGCCCGCAGGCTCGCGCAATCCGTGCGGCCGGAAATCGTCGTCGCCATCATGACGTTGAGCGTTGCGGCCGGGCTTGCGCCACTGGCATTCGCGGTCTGGGTCCCGCCAAGCGGCGAGCAGGTCCTGGGTCTTTCGTTATGCGCCGTGGTTGCGACTGCGGCGCATTACGCCATGACCCGCGCCTTTGCGGTCGCGCCGCTGAACGTCACGCAACCGGTTACCTTCCTGCAACTGGTCTGGGCATCAATTCTGGGTCTGGCGGTTTTTCAAGAACCGCTTGACCCAATGGTCCTTCTGGGCGGCACGATGATGATCGCATCGCTCAGCTACATCACCTGGAGAGAGGCGCGGATACGCCCCGCGCCCTCAGAGGAAGTCCAGATAATGTCGCGATGA